Part of the Caulobacter sp. SL161 genome is shown below.
CCAGCCAACGGATGGCCAGGGCGCGGCGACGGTCCGGACGGACTTCAACCGGCACTTGGTAGGTGGCGCCGCCAACGCGACGCGACCGGACTTCGATCGCCGGAGCGACGTTGTCCAGAGCGGAGTGGAAGGTTTCAAGCGGACCTTGGTCCTTGCGCTTGGCTTCCAGGATGTCGAAAGCACCATAGATGATGTTTTCGGCGACGGCTTTTTTGCCCTCGTACATCACGTAGTTCATGAACTTCGTGACAACCAGATCCCCAAACTTGGGATCCGGCAGGACTTGGCGTTTCTCGGCGCGACGGCGGCGGGACATCTTCTTCTATTCCTTACTTCGGACGCTTGGCGCCGTAGAGCGAACGACGCTGCTTACGATCCTTGACACCTTGGGTGTCGAGGACGCCGCGCAGGATGTGATAACGGACGCCGGGCAAGTCCTTGACGCGGCCGCCGCGGATGAGCACCACCGAGTGCTCCTGCAGGTTGTGGCCTTCGCCCGGGATGTAGCACACGGCTTCGATGCCGGTGGTCAGACGGACCTTGGCGACCTTACGCAGAGCCGAGTTCGGCTTCTTCGGGGTCGTGGTGTAAACGCGGGTGCAAACGCCGCGACGCTGCGGGCAGCCCTTCAGGGCGGGCACCTTGTTCCGCACCGGCTTCGGAGAGCGCGGCTTACGGATGAGCTGGTTAATGGTAGGCATTAAGTCTCTGCTCTGATGGAAGCGTGTGCCTTTCGGCCGGGGCGCTTCAGGTCCTTGTCTTTGTTTTTCGGCTTTTCAAGGCTCGGCTAAGAGACCCGATAAACACGAAACTCGCCGGAGCGCGGGAAGCACACCGGCGGGTTCAAGATCCCTTCGGACCCGAAAGCCCGGAAGGAACGCAAGCTCATCAGGACGGACGCGAACGACCGCCTCGAAAAAGAGCGCGGTATTTACTCGCGAAGTGGGCCAGCGTCAACCGCCTGTTCCCGCGTCGGTTAACGCCCTCTTAAGGCCCAAATCTAGGCCGCGTTTTCGCCACGTCCAGCGGTGTAGCGTGATGGGGGGATGGTCCCGCTTGCCTTGGTTGCGCGGAACGCCATTTGGGATGGCGGGGCGCGCCCCGTCGAGAGGGCCGGGAGTTCAGGTGAGCGTCAGCATGGAGGGCAGCGTCGAGCGGCGACGCCGAGCGACGATCATCGCCGGCTCACTGCTGTTGCACGGCGCCCTGCTGGCGTGGCTGGCCCTGCCCCCGCCGCCCCTGCTTGACACCTTCGCGGAAGACGCACTGCCGACCATGACGCTGGAACTGCAGCGGCGGGTCGAGCGCGAGGCGCCAAGGCCGCGCCCGTCTTCGACGACGACCGCCATTCCCGCATCCCCCCTGCCCTTCACAGTGCGCACGCCTGTCCGGCCGGCGCCGGCGGGGACGCCAAGCCTGGAGGTTCCGGCGTCCGCCTTGGCGCGACCTGGCGTCGCCATTCGCCCCGCCCCCTTGCCGGGCGACAGCGCCGGCGACCTGCGCACCGCCTTGCGTGGCAGCGTCACGGGCTGCGTCAACGCCGACGCGGTGGGCCTGAACCGCCGCGAGCGCGAACGCTGCGACGAGCAGTTCGGCGCGGCCAAGGCCAAGGGCGATCCGCTGTCGGGCATGGACGCCGGCAAGCGCCGGGCGCTCGACGCCCAGGCCGCGGCCCAAGAGGCCTATCGCCGCTATCAGGACGCTCCGATGGGGCCGGGCGTGGATCATCGCAGCAAGGATCATCCGGGCACGATGAAGGAGATTCCCTTCGTGCTCGGCGCGCAGCAGGACGGGCTGGGTCGCGAGCGAAAGTCCGTGGCCGACGAAATGCGCAGGGCCAAGGATCTGGAGTCCCGCGCCACGAGGTATCTGGAGCTGAAGAAGGCGCAAGACGCCCGTCGCTGACGCGCCCGCTTTTCTTGACGCATCCCTTGAGGCCGATACCGTCAGGCCATGATCCGCGCCCTCCTCGCCGCCCTGGCCCTCTCCGCCGCCGCATCGATCGCCGCGCCCGACGCCGCGCGAGCCGCGCCCTGGCCCACGACCGAAGGCGACCTCGTCTTCAAGGATGTAGCGTTCAAGTCGGGGGAACGCCTGTCCGAAGCGCGCATGCGCTACACGACCGCTGGAACCCCGCATCGGAATGCGCAAGGCGAGATCGACAACGCCGTCATGCTGCTGCACGGCACCGGCGGCTCGGGGAAGAACTTCCTGTCGCCGCTGTTCGCCGACGAACTGTTTGGGCCTGGTCAGCCGCTGGATCTGGCAAAAACCTACGTGATCATGCCCGACAATATCGGGCATGGCGGATCATCCAAGCCGAGCGACGGCCTGCGCATGGCGTTCCCGCGCTATGACTATGACGACATGGTCGCCCTGCAGCATAGACTGCTGGTCGAGGGCCTGGGCGTGAAGCGCCTGAAGCTGATCCTCGGCACGTCGATGGGCTGTATGCACGCTTTTGTCTGGGGGCAGACCTATCCCGGCTTCGCCGAGCGCCTGGCGCCGTTCGCGTGCAACGCCGTCCCCCTCGCCGGCCGCAATCGCATGTGGCGCAAGATGGCGATGGACGCCATTCGCGCCGACCCGGCCTGGAAGGAAGGGAACTACAGCACCCAGCCCACGGCCGGGCTGCGCACCCTCACCGATCTGCTGATCCTGGCCGGCGCCAACCCGCTGGCTCAGCAGGCGCAGTATCCGACCCGCGAGGCGACCGACAAGGCGCTGGACCAGGCGTTCAACGCCCGGATCGGCGCGATCGACGCCAATGACGCGCTCTACTACATCGACGCTTCGCGGACCTACGACCCCTCGCCGGGGGCCTTGAGAAGATCAACGTGCCGGTCTTGTGGGTGAACTCGGCGGATGACTTCATCAACCCGCCGGAGCTGGGTCTGGCCGAGTCGTTGGTCAAGCGCATGCCCAAGGCGCGCTTCGTGCTGATCCCCGCATCGACTGAGACCCGGGGCCACGGCACCCATACGGCGGCGAAGTTCTGGAAGGCGGATCTGGCCAAGCTTCTGGCGCAGTAGAGCGCGAGCTGACGGCCAAAACAAAAGCCCCGCGCCGGACCGACGTGGGGCTTTCGATTTCAGCAGGCCTGAAGCGCGTCAGGCGATCTTTTCGACCTGATTGTATTCCAGCTCCACCGGGGTGGCGCGGCCGAAGATCGAGACGGTGACGCGCAGGCGGGCCTTTTCCTCGTCGACATACTCGACCGAGCCATTGAAGCTGGCGAACGGGCCGTCGGTGACGCGGACGTTCTCGCCGACTTCGTACAGCACCACAGCCTTGGGGGCCGCGACGCCTTCCTCGATCGTGCCGATGATGCGCTGGACTTCCTTTTCGGAGACCGGCATCGGCTTGGAGCCGCTGCCCAGGAAGCCCGTGACCTTCGGCGTGTTCTTGATCAGGTGGTAGGCCTCGTCCGAGAGGTTCATCTTCACCAGGACGTAGCCCGGGAAGAACTTACGCTCGGCGTTGACCTTCCGGCCGCGACGGATCTCGACGACATCCTCGGTCGGCACGAGGATCTCGGAGAAGTTCTCCTCCAGGCCCTGGTTCTTGGCCTGCTCGCGGATGCTCTCGGCCACCTTCTTCTCGAAGTTCGAGTAGGCGTGGACGATGTACCACTTGTGGTTCGGGTTGGACGCGGTCTCGGTGCTCATCGTCTTTATCTTATCCCGCGGTCGCCAGCTTGAGCAGCTGGTTGATAGCGAAGCCAATGCCGCCGTCCACGGCGGTGAAGAACAGCGAAGCCAGCACCACCATGATGAAGACCATCACCGAGGTGATCCAGGTCTCCTTGCGGGTGGTCCAGGTGATCTTGCGGGCCTCGGCGCGCACTTCACGGAAGAACTGCAGAGGGTTGGTGCGCTTCTTCGGGGCCGGAGCGGCGGCGGCTGTCGCGCCAGCGCCGGCGGGCGCCATCGCCGCAGCCGTCTTGGCGGCGCGGTTTTTCATCGCGGACGGGCTGGATCCCGGTTTCCTGGCCATGCTCTTGAGGCTCACGACTTTCTAGATGACCCGGATCGGCGAGCGACCCGGTGGCCAAAACGATCGGGTCGAAACACCGACCCGTCGGAAACATATAGTGGCAGGAGTGGAGGGACTCGAACCCCCGGCCCTCGGTTTTGGAGACCGATGCTCTACCAGCTGAGCTACACTCCTGCGGACCGACCGCCCTTTCGGGCTGACGGACATCCGGAGACAGACAGCGCGCCGGAAGCTTTCAAGCCTCGGCGCGCCTGTCTCTGTCGCCAGAGCCGCGCCATTTAGCAGGGTCGCACTCGCCCGGCAAGCGGGGCGCGGAGGATTGCCGCTTTTGAGGCCCGGAACCTTGCTGCGCAGCCCTGTTTGAACGGCTGGGCGGGATCAAAGACGCACGCCGGGCGTTGTGGGTCCATGCCGAGCTTATCAAACCCGCCCACCGAAGGCCGCGCCTCGAATCGCGAGGTTGAGCACGAGACCACGCGCCCCGCCCGCGCGGGCCAAGCGCCTTGCCCGGCGACTGAGCCGCCGGGATCGGCAGACAGCGTCTGCTCGCCGAAGACCCGGACGGATCCGGGCTCCGGCGAAAGCTAGGACCAATCCGGCAAGGCTAGCCGGCCTTGTCGACCTTGGTCTTGTCGTCCTTGGTCGTTGTCGCGCTGCTGGCGGGAACCGACGTTCCGCACTGGATGCCGAGATACGACCACCGTACGTCCGTCAACTGACGCCCGCACTGGGTGTTCTTGCCCATATCCTTGCCCTGCAGGGAGATCGCGACCCCCTTGCTGAGGTCGGGCGCGGGGCTGGCCGTACTGATGTCGTAATACCCGCCCCCGCGTCCCTTCACGACGAGACAGTTGGTATTCTCGACGGGCCGCACACAGCCTGACGCCGTAACGGGCGTCGCCTCCACGATGACTTGCTGAGCCTGCGCGACCTTCGACTTCGCGCCACTGTCACTACAACCGGCCAAACCAAACGCTACCAGACTGGCCGCCGCGGCGGCCCCTGTGAACCAAACCCGCATACGTTCCTCCGTATCGTTGGCTTCGCGAACGAAGCAACTTGAAGTCTGCGCCTGGTTTCAGGGTGCGGCAATCACAATTTTGCCTTTTTCGAAAACTTAGTCCGCTCGTTTTCGCAATGCGAAAAACTCGCAGCATCACCCGCGATGTCAGAGACACGATTTCAGCATACAGAGCGTTTCGGATGAAATAATCTTTCACGGCGAGCAGATTGGCCACGAGACCAAACAACTGTTCGCAGACTTTTCCTTTTAAGGTTCTGCGCTGAGCAATACTTCACGGCCTCTTACGCGCCGCAGGAGCGCGCGCCCGCCTGGCAGGAGTTTTTCGCGAGGCGGCATTAGACAACCGGCGTTGACATCGCGACGGGCTTTCACACATGAGACAAGCACCACCAAAGGGCCCCAGGGCGGCTTCATTCCGCGCCTTCAGGGGGCGACCGCCTTTTTTCGCGCCCTGCGCGTCAGAGATACGAAGAGTTCAGATGACGGCCACCGCGTCCGCCGCCGCTCCCGTGAAGGAAGCCCCGTACTTCGTCGAGAAGGTGCTGTGGGTGAAACACTGGACCGACCGCCTGTTCAGCTTCGCCATCACGCGACCGGCCAGCTTCCGCTTCCGGTCGGGCGAGTTCGTGATGATCGGCCTGCCGCCGCGCGAAGAGCTCGGCGAGAAAAAGCCGATCCTGCGCGCCTATTCGATCGGCTCGCCCTCGTTCGCCGAAGAGCTGGAGTTCTTCTCGATCAAGGTTCCGGACGGCCCGCTGACGTCGCGCCTGCAACTGATCCAGGAGGGCGATGAGATCCTTCTGGGCAAGAAGCCGACGGGCACCCTGGTGCTGGACGCGGTTCGCCCCGGCAAGCGTCTGTTCCTGTTCGGCACCGGCACGGGTCTGGCCCCCTGGCTGTCGGTGGCGCGCGATCCGGACGCCTATAGCCGCTTCGAGCGCGTGATCGTCGCGCACGGCGTGCGCGAGGTTAAGGAGCTGGCCTATCGCGATCTCTTCACGCAGGAGATCTTCGACGATCCGCTGGTGGGCGACGAGGCGCGCGCCCAGCTGACCTATTATCCGACCGTGACGCGTGAAGCGTTCGAGCGCCAGGGCCGCTTCACCGACCTGATCACCAGCGGCAAGCTGTTCCAGGACCTCGGGATCGAAGGCGACAGGTTCGATCCCGAGAACGACCGCGCCATGCTGTGCGGCTCGATGGCGATGATCAAGGACACCGCCGCCCTGCTCGAAGCCCAGGGGCTCAAGGAAGGCTCCAACGCCGAACCGGGCGACTTCGTGATCGAGCGGGCTTTCGTCGGCTAGAGTCGCCTCCGCAGGATGGGGCCAAGCGGGTTCGGGCGGATCGAGAGATACTCTCGGCGCTCGCCCGATCTGGGGCCTCACCATTACAGCGAGATCGGCTAGGGTTTTCGAATGGCCGACTCGCCCTCTGCAAACTTGAGAAACCTGACCGTCGAGGAAGCCCGCCGCCGCATGCTCGATGGCGCGTCACGCCTCGGCGTTGAAACCGCGCCCTTGGCGGAGAGCCTTGGCCGAACGCTCGCCGAGCCCGTGGTGGCTGG
Proteins encoded:
- the nusG gene encoding transcription termination/antitermination protein NusG; its protein translation is MSTETASNPNHKWYIVHAYSNFEKKVAESIREQAKNQGLEENFSEILVPTEDVVEIRRGRKVNAERKFFPGYVLVKMNLSDEAYHLIKNTPKVTGFLGSGSKPMPVSEKEVQRIIGTIEEGVAAPKAVVLYEVGENVRVTDGPFASFNGSVEYVDEEKARLRVTVSIFGRATPVELEYNQVEKIA
- the secE gene encoding preprotein translocase subunit SecE, whose product is MARKPGSSPSAMKNRAAKTAAAMAPAGAGATAAAAPAPKKRTNPLQFFREVRAEARKITWTTRKETWITSVMVFIMVVLASLFFTAVDGGIGFAINQLLKLATAG
- a CDS encoding ferredoxin--NADP reductase, with translation MRQAPPKGPRAASFRAFRGRPPFFAPCASEIRRVQMTATASAAAPVKEAPYFVEKVLWVKHWTDRLFSFAITRPASFRFRSGEFVMIGLPPREELGEKKPILRAYSIGSPSFAEELEFFSIKVPDGPLTSRLQLIQEGDEILLGKKPTGTLVLDAVRPGKRLFLFGTGTGLAPWLSVARDPDAYSRFERVIVAHGVREVKELAYRDLFTQEIFDDPLVGDEARAQLTYYPTVTREAFERQGRFTDLITSGKLFQDLGIEGDRFDPENDRAMLCGSMAMIKDTAALLEAQGLKEGSNAEPGDFVIERAFVG
- the rpsL gene encoding 30S ribosomal protein S12, which gives rise to MPTINQLIRKPRSPKPVRNKVPALKGCPQRRGVCTRVYTTTPKKPNSALRKVAKVRLTTGIEAVCYIPGEGHNLQEHSVVLIRGGRVKDLPGVRYHILRGVLDTQGVKDRKQRRSLYGAKRPK
- the rpsG gene encoding 30S ribosomal protein S7 — encoded protein: MSRRRRAEKRQVLPDPKFGDLVVTKFMNYVMYEGKKAVAENIIYGAFDILEAKRKDQGPLETFHSALDNVAPAIEVRSRRVGGATYQVPVEVRPDRRRALAIRWLVTAARKRGENTMTEKLAGELLDASNNRGTAVKKREDTHKMAEANRAFSHYRW